In a single window of the Streptomyces sp. CGMCC 4.7035 genome:
- a CDS encoding family 2 encapsulin nanocompartment cargo protein polyprenyl transferase produces the protein MTESKQSTTLDRQSPASAPGRHGPLPAPAEPYDGHEAAVILERTRASVDPELRRAIDTLPDSMRRIARYHFGWEHADGSPAAGNAGKAIRPALVLTASRALGGRQSAAVGAAAAVELVHNFTLLHDDVMDRDTTRRHRPTAWTVFGDADAILAGDALQALAQRLLAEDPHPASGAAAARLAACVVELCAGQHTDTAMERRGPHEVTLDEVLAMAEAKTGALLGCACALGALYAGADEADVEALDAFGRQAGLAFQLIDDVIGIWGDPSRTGKPAGADLMARKKSLPVVAALASGTPAAADLAELYREPYEEGGLERTVLAVEQAGGRDWAQSQAADRMARAMQELSRAVPDPEAAGGLLALAEFVTRRTT, from the coding sequence ATGACGGAGTCGAAGCAGAGCACGACCCTCGACAGGCAGAGCCCGGCGAGTGCACCTGGACGGCACGGCCCGCTCCCGGCCCCTGCGGAACCGTACGACGGGCACGAAGCGGCGGTGATACTGGAGCGCACCCGCGCCTCGGTCGACCCGGAGCTGCGCCGGGCCATCGACACCCTGCCCGACTCGATGCGCCGGATCGCGCGCTATCACTTCGGCTGGGAGCACGCGGACGGCTCCCCGGCGGCCGGCAACGCGGGCAAGGCGATACGCCCCGCGCTGGTCCTGACCGCGTCCCGCGCGCTCGGCGGACGGCAGTCGGCTGCCGTAGGGGCCGCGGCGGCCGTGGAGCTCGTGCACAACTTCACGCTGCTGCACGACGACGTGATGGACCGGGACACCACCCGTCGGCACCGCCCCACCGCCTGGACCGTGTTCGGCGACGCCGACGCGATCCTCGCCGGGGACGCCCTGCAGGCGCTGGCCCAGCGGCTGCTCGCCGAGGATCCGCACCCGGCGTCCGGGGCGGCCGCCGCCCGTCTCGCGGCCTGTGTCGTCGAACTGTGCGCGGGTCAGCACACGGACACGGCCATGGAGAGGCGCGGCCCCCACGAGGTCACCCTCGACGAGGTGCTTGCGATGGCCGAGGCGAAGACGGGCGCACTGCTCGGCTGCGCCTGCGCGCTCGGCGCCCTGTACGCGGGGGCGGACGAGGCGGACGTCGAGGCGCTGGACGCGTTCGGCCGTCAGGCCGGGCTCGCCTTCCAGCTCATCGACGACGTGATCGGCATCTGGGGGGACCCGAGCCGCACCGGCAAGCCGGCCGGCGCGGACCTCATGGCCCGTAAGAAGTCGCTGCCCGTGGTCGCCGCGCTGGCTTCCGGCACCCCGGCGGCCGCCGACCTGGCCGAGCTGTACCGAGAGCCGTACGAGGAAGGGGGGCTGGAGCGCACGGTCCTCGCCGTCGAGCAGGCGGGCGGCCGCGACTGGGCGCAGTCGCAGGCGGCCGACCGGATGGCCCGGGCGATGCAGGAGCTGTCCCGGGCGGTCCCCGACCCGGAGGCGGCGGGCGGCCTGCTGGCCCTGGCCGAGTTCGTGACCCGGCGTACCACCTGA
- a CDS encoding GNAT family N-acetyltransferase: MGVAIRTADGSDRELVVRLLDEAFGDDPVSRWVFPGEEYRRTTHHRLMAAFTDVVLAEGRVDMTEDGRACALWLSVPADEHYVEPAGEHFVEPAGDHAGEPAGDHFGEEGGDDAVRLREAVDPENERVERIARLTAESHPADRAHAYLWMIGVAPRHQGEGLGTALIEHELVRCDRAGLPAYLEASSRRSTRLYERLGFAFTGRTLHLPDGPRMWPMWREPR, translated from the coding sequence ATGGGCGTGGCGATCCGGACGGCGGACGGGAGCGACCGCGAGCTGGTCGTCCGGCTGCTGGACGAGGCCTTCGGCGACGATCCGGTCAGTCGCTGGGTCTTTCCGGGCGAGGAGTACCGCCGTACGACGCACCACCGGCTGATGGCCGCGTTCACCGACGTCGTGCTCGCCGAGGGACGCGTCGACATGACCGAGGACGGCAGGGCGTGCGCCCTGTGGCTGTCCGTGCCCGCCGATGAGCACTACGTAGAGCCTGCCGGTGAGCACTTTGTAGAGCCCGCCGGTGACCACGCGGGAGAACCTGCCGGTGACCACTTCGGAGAAGAGGGCGGGGACGACGCCGTGCGGTTGCGCGAGGCCGTCGACCCGGAGAACGAACGCGTCGAGCGGATCGCCCGGCTGACGGCCGAGTCGCATCCCGCCGACCGCGCGCACGCATACCTCTGGATGATCGGCGTGGCACCGCGGCACCAGGGCGAGGGCCTGGGCACCGCGCTGATCGAACACGAACTCGTCCGCTGCGACCGTGCGGGCCTGCCCGCCTATCTGGAGGCCAGCAGTCGCCGTAGCACCAGGCTGTACGAACGCCTCGGCTTCGCCTTCACCGGCCGCACCCTGCACCTCCCGGACGGCCCGCGGATGTGGCCGATGTGGCGCGAGCCGCGCTGA
- a CDS encoding DUF952 domain-containing protein, giving the protein MSEPLVHLTERSLWEAARATGTYEMSTRGRTLQEEGFIHCSLRHQVPSVARFVYAEYDGPDELVLLVIDPERLTAPLRYEAAKPGDEEFPHVYGPIPVSAVVDVEVWDGGAAARA; this is encoded by the coding sequence ATGTCCGAACCTCTTGTGCACCTCACCGAGCGCTCCCTGTGGGAGGCGGCCCGCGCGACCGGCACCTACGAGATGTCGACCCGCGGCCGCACCCTCCAGGAGGAGGGCTTCATCCACTGCTCACTGCGCCACCAGGTCCCGTCCGTGGCACGGTTCGTGTACGCGGAGTACGACGGGCCCGACGAACTGGTGCTGCTGGTCATCGACCCCGAGCGGCTGACCGCCCCGCTGCGCTACGAGGCCGCGAAACCGGGCGACGAGGAGTTCCCGCACGTGTACGGGCCGATACCGGTGTCCGCCGTGGTGGACGTGGAGGTCTGGGACGGCGGGGCGGCGGCCCGAGCGTGA
- a CDS encoding helix-turn-helix transcriptional regulator — protein MDIDDLVRLRRARDRMDREYAQPLDVPALARTALMSPGHFQRSFRAAYGETPYSYLMTRRIERAKALLRRGDLTVTEVCFEVGCTSLGSFSSRFTELVGETPSAYRARSHEQGAGIPACVAKGLTRPRRGQPPNTQTDPHVQL, from the coding sequence GTGGACATCGACGACCTGGTCCGGCTGCGGCGGGCGCGTGACCGGATGGACCGTGAGTACGCACAGCCGCTGGACGTGCCGGCGCTCGCACGCACCGCGCTGATGTCGCCGGGGCACTTCCAGCGCAGCTTCCGCGCGGCGTACGGGGAGACGCCGTACAGCTATCTCATGACCCGCCGCATCGAGCGGGCCAAGGCGCTGCTGCGGCGCGGCGACCTGACCGTGACAGAGGTGTGCTTCGAAGTGGGGTGCACCTCGCTGGGGTCCTTCAGCTCGCGGTTCACGGAGCTGGTCGGCGAGACCCCGAGCGCGTACCGGGCGCGGTCGCACGAGCAGGGGGCGGGGATTCCGGCATGCGTGGCGAAGGGACTGACGCGGCCACGGCGGGGACAACCGCCGAATACCCAGACGGATCCGCATGTGCAGCTCTGA
- a CDS encoding SMI1/KNR4 family protein → MARFDEVKATFWGEGLYGVQPPLTDAVIRDAEHRLGVRLPASLLEILQVQNGGLVAESWNAFPTDVPTSWSENHVPLDDMRGIGHHDGQSSLLDSGYLVEEWGLPSPLVLLSGDGHSWIALDYRACGESGEPSVTWFDVDDGTELPLATDFTEFVERLTAAASFDLDDANGSRSAS, encoded by the coding sequence GTGGCTCGGTTCGATGAGGTGAAGGCGACGTTCTGGGGCGAGGGCCTGTATGGGGTTCAGCCCCCGCTGACCGACGCGGTCATCCGGGACGCCGAGCACCGGCTCGGTGTCCGTCTGCCGGCCTCGTTGCTGGAGATCCTGCAGGTTCAGAACGGCGGCCTGGTGGCGGAGTCGTGGAACGCGTTCCCGACGGACGTGCCGACGTCGTGGAGCGAGAACCACGTTCCGCTCGACGACATGAGGGGCATCGGCCATCACGACGGCCAGTCGTCCTTGCTGGACTCGGGTTACCTGGTTGAGGAGTGGGGTCTTCCTTCACCTCTTGTTCTGCTTTCCGGTGACGGTCACTCCTGGATTGCTCTCGACTACCGAGCATGCGGAGAGAGCGGGGAGCCGTCCGTGACGTGGTTCGACGTGGACGACGGCACCGAGCTCCCGCTGGCGACGGACTTCACGGAGTTTGTCGAGCGGCTGACTGCGGCCGCGTCCTTCGACCTTGATGACGCGAACGGCAGCCGGTCGGCGTCATGA
- a CDS encoding NAD(P)/FAD-dependent oxidoreductase: MTENTEVVVIGGGYAGVMAANRLTQRDDVTVTLINPRPTFVERIRLHQVVGGSHDAVVDYREILGEGVRLVVDTVTRIDAAERSVMLATGGTVGYDYLIYAVGSGSADPCVPGAAEFAYPIAGLEEAQRLRPIVDAAPATAAVTVVGAGPTGIETAAELAELGRAVTLVCGGVLGPYLHPRGRRSVAKRLAELGVNVLDGPDAKVTAVTRDAVRLGDGRTLPSEVTIWTAGFGVPDLAARSGLSTDALGRLLTDETLTSVDDARIVAAGDSAAPSNLPLRMSCQAAGPLGAHAADTVLSRIAGERPATLTIGFAGQCISLGRRLGIFQFADKEDTAKGYYLGGRSGAKLKEFICKGTVKQLADEGRKPGSYRLHKLFKEGKRQELLRAERDEASATAERAA, encoded by the coding sequence ATGACCGAGAACACCGAGGTCGTCGTGATCGGCGGCGGATACGCCGGCGTCATGGCCGCCAATCGCCTGACGCAGCGCGACGACGTGACAGTGACGCTGATCAACCCGCGCCCGACCTTCGTCGAGCGGATCCGCCTGCACCAGGTGGTGGGCGGGTCCCATGACGCGGTCGTCGACTACCGGGAGATCCTGGGCGAGGGCGTCCGGCTGGTGGTCGACACCGTGACACGGATCGACGCGGCCGAGCGCAGCGTGATGTTGGCGACCGGCGGCACGGTCGGCTACGACTACCTGATCTACGCGGTGGGCAGTGGCAGCGCCGACCCGTGCGTGCCCGGAGCGGCCGAGTTCGCCTACCCGATCGCAGGCCTGGAGGAGGCGCAGCGGCTGCGGCCGATCGTCGACGCCGCGCCCGCGACGGCCGCGGTGACGGTCGTCGGAGCCGGTCCGACCGGCATCGAGACCGCCGCCGAGCTGGCGGAGCTGGGCCGCGCCGTGACCCTGGTCTGCGGCGGGGTGCTCGGCCCCTACCTGCACCCGCGGGGTCGACGCTCGGTTGCCAAGCGGCTGGCCGAACTCGGTGTGAACGTCCTCGACGGCCCCGACGCGAAGGTGACGGCCGTGACACGCGATGCCGTGCGGCTCGGTGACGGCCGTACGCTGCCGAGCGAGGTGACCATCTGGACCGCCGGATTCGGCGTGCCGGACCTGGCCGCGCGCAGCGGGCTGAGCACCGACGCCCTGGGCCGCCTGCTCACGGACGAGACGTTGACGAGCGTGGACGACGCGCGCATCGTCGCGGCCGGGGATTCGGCGGCACCCTCGAACCTGCCCCTCCGGATGAGCTGCCAGGCCGCGGGTCCGCTGGGCGCCCACGCCGCCGACACGGTGCTCAGCCGGATCGCGGGTGAGCGGCCCGCGACCCTCACCATAGGGTTCGCCGGCCAGTGCATCAGCCTGGGCCGTCGCCTCGGTATCTTCCAGTTCGCCGACAAGGAGGACACGGCGAAGGGGTACTACCTCGGTGGCCGATCGGGCGCGAAGCTCAAGGAGTTCATCTGCAAGGGCACCGTCAAGCAACTGGCGGACGAGGGACGCAAGCCCGGTTCCTACCGTTTGCACAAGTTGTTCAAGGAAGGCAAGCGCCAGGAGCTTCTGCGGGCCGAGCGCGACGAGGCGTCGGCCACCGCTGAACGCGCGGCCTAG
- a CDS encoding RNA polymerase sigma-70 factor: protein MADHAADPATETFIAHRNLLFTVAYEMLGSAADAEDVLQETWLRWVEADLGQVRDPRAYLVRIATRQSLNRLRTMTRRKEAYVGPWLPEPLLTAPDVAEDVELAESVSMALMLVLETLSPTERAVFVLREVFDVGYDEIAAAVDKSPAAVRQIAHRARRHVDARRPRQVVSPSKTRAALESFRRALVTGDLQSLLDVLAPEVVLVSDGGGVKQAARRPIIGADKVARFIVGGSGKVGATLTGDPTVVNGNPALVLRLDGEIDGVLAFRVEDDRITGLYYVRNPEKLTRVGSETPLTLR from the coding sequence ATGGCCGACCACGCCGCTGATCCGGCGACCGAGACGTTCATCGCCCACCGCAACCTGCTCTTCACCGTCGCGTACGAGATGCTCGGATCGGCGGCCGACGCCGAGGACGTCCTCCAGGAGACCTGGCTGCGGTGGGTCGAGGCCGATCTGGGACAGGTGCGCGACCCGCGCGCCTACCTGGTCCGGATCGCGACCCGCCAGTCGCTCAACCGGCTGCGCACCATGACCCGCCGCAAGGAGGCGTACGTCGGCCCCTGGCTGCCCGAGCCGCTGCTCACCGCGCCGGACGTGGCCGAAGACGTCGAGCTCGCCGAGAGTGTGTCGATGGCGCTCATGCTCGTCCTCGAGACACTGTCGCCGACAGAGCGCGCCGTCTTCGTGCTGCGCGAGGTCTTCGACGTCGGCTACGACGAGATCGCGGCCGCCGTCGACAAGAGCCCCGCGGCCGTCCGCCAGATCGCGCACCGCGCCCGCCGGCACGTCGACGCCCGCCGCCCCCGCCAAGTGGTCTCCCCCAGCAAAACCCGGGCGGCCCTGGAGTCGTTCCGGCGCGCGCTCGTCACCGGGGACCTGCAGAGTCTCCTTGACGTACTCGCCCCCGAGGTCGTCCTCGTGAGCGACGGCGGCGGCGTCAAGCAGGCCGCGCGACGGCCGATCATCGGCGCCGACAAGGTGGCCCGTTTCATCGTCGGCGGCTCCGGCAAGGTTGGAGCCACGCTCACCGGTGACCCCACCGTGGTCAACGGCAACCCGGCTCTCGTCCTGCGCCTGGACGGCGAGATCGACGGCGTCCTGGCGTTCCGTGTCGAGGACGACCGCATCACCGGCCTCTACTACGTCCGCAACCCCGAGAAGCTGACCCGCGTCGGCTCCGAGACCCCGCTCACCCTGCGATGA
- the sodN gene encoding superoxide dismutase, Ni — MLSRLFAPKVKVSAHCDLPCGVYDPAQARIEAESVKAVQEKMAANDDPHFQARATVIKEQRAELAKHHVSVLWSDYFKAPHFEKYPELHQLVNDALKALSAAKASTDPATGQKALDYIAQIDKIFWETKKA; from the coding sequence ATGCTCTCCCGCCTGTTTGCCCCCAAGGTCAAGGTCAGCGCCCACTGCGACCTGCCCTGTGGCGTCTATGACCCGGCCCAGGCCCGCATCGAGGCGGAGTCGGTGAAGGCCGTGCAGGAAAAGATGGCCGCCAACGACGACCCGCACTTCCAGGCTCGCGCCACCGTCATCAAGGAGCAGCGCGCCGAGCTCGCCAAGCACCACGTCTCGGTGCTGTGGAGCGACTACTTCAAGGCCCCGCACTTCGAGAAGTACCCGGAGCTGCACCAGCTGGTCAACGACGCCCTGAAGGCCCTCTCGGCCGCCAAGGCGTCCACGGACCCGGCGACGGGCCAGAAGGCGCTGGACTACATCGCCCAGATCGACAAGATCTTCTGGGAGACCAAGAAGGCCTGA
- the sodX gene encoding nickel-type superoxide dismutase maturation protease yields the protein MPELSQETERTRALLPFGPAEVTGPSMVPTLQHGDRLLVQYGARVRPGDVVVLRHPFQQDLLVVKRAVELREGGWWVLGDNPYAGGDSTDYGAVPEELVLGKVWFRYRPLRNGQRSPLALVRWALSAARPVFSDRSASKRLRAR from the coding sequence ATGCCGGAGCTGTCGCAGGAGACCGAACGCACGAGGGCCTTGCTGCCGTTTGGGCCGGCCGAGGTGACGGGACCGTCCATGGTGCCCACGCTTCAGCACGGTGACCGGCTCCTCGTCCAGTACGGGGCGCGGGTTCGGCCGGGCGACGTCGTCGTGCTGCGGCATCCCTTCCAGCAGGACCTGCTCGTCGTCAAGCGCGCCGTGGAGTTGCGCGAGGGCGGCTGGTGGGTGCTCGGCGACAATCCGTACGCGGGCGGGGACAGCACCGACTACGGCGCCGTTCCCGAGGAGCTCGTCCTCGGGAAGGTGTGGTTCCGTTACCGGCCGCTCAGGAACGGTCAGCGCTCGCCGCTCGCACTGGTGCGCTGGGCGCTCTCGGCCGCCCGGCCGGTGTTCTCCGACCGGTCGGCCTCCAAGCGCTTGCGCGCGCGGTAG
- a CDS encoding CGNR zinc finger domain-containing protein, producing the protein MELAYYSDYAVRLVNSEEPARGKDSLTSVEAVRDLFGANSSAARRATDADVTRFRSVRARLRAVFEAADKGDETLAVDLLNSLLLEFPVSPQISGHDYRDDNGRPLWHMHLADHPSNATAGYAAIAAMGLAFHLTEYGVDRLGLCEAVPCRNAYLDTSTNRSRRYCSDRCATRANVAAYRARKRLEADRSENTGRAAESAQRTSASGER; encoded by the coding sequence GTGGAACTGGCCTATTACTCGGATTACGCCGTGCGTCTCGTGAACAGCGAGGAACCGGCCCGGGGCAAGGACTCCCTCACCTCGGTGGAGGCCGTCCGCGACCTCTTCGGGGCCAACTCGTCGGCGGCCCGCCGCGCCACCGACGCCGACGTGACCCGGTTCCGCTCGGTCCGGGCCCGACTGCGCGCGGTCTTCGAGGCGGCGGACAAGGGCGACGAGACGCTGGCCGTGGACCTGCTGAACTCGCTGCTCCTGGAGTTCCCGGTGAGCCCGCAGATCTCCGGCCACGACTACCGGGACGACAACGGGCGCCCGCTGTGGCACATGCACCTCGCGGACCACCCCTCGAACGCGACCGCGGGCTACGCGGCCATCGCCGCGATGGGCCTGGCCTTCCACCTCACGGAATACGGCGTGGACCGCCTGGGCCTGTGCGAGGCAGTCCCCTGCCGCAACGCGTACCTCGACACCTCGACGAACCGCTCCCGGCGATACTGCTCGGACCGCTGCGCCACGCGCGCGAACGTGGCCGCCTACCGCGCGCGCAAGCGCTTGGAGGCCGACCGGTCGGAGAACACCGGCCGGGCGGCCGAGAGCGCCCAGCGCACCAGTGCGAGCGGCGAGCGCTGA
- a CDS encoding class I SAM-dependent methyltransferase, producing MTTTAGSTAGTDWQAWQESWDRQQEWYMPDREDRFRIMLDMVEAFVGPEPRVLDLACGTGSITARLLARFPKATSTGVDLDPALLTIARGTFEGDERVTFVEADLKDPDWPARLPYEAYDAVLTATALHWLRTESLQALYGQVAELVRYGGVFMNADHMIDDTTPRINAAESAQRRARMDQAMRGGALDWADWWALAAKDPVLAAPTARRFEIYGVHADGEMPSAARHARVLRDKGFAEARPVWSSPSDTLLLALK from the coding sequence ATGACCACCACGGCCGGATCCACCGCGGGTACCGACTGGCAGGCCTGGCAGGAGAGCTGGGACCGGCAGCAGGAGTGGTACATGCCGGACCGCGAGGACCGCTTCCGGATCATGCTCGACATGGTGGAAGCCTTCGTCGGCCCCGAGCCACGCGTCCTGGACCTCGCGTGCGGCACGGGCAGCATCACCGCCCGGCTCCTCGCCCGCTTCCCGAAGGCCACCAGCACCGGCGTCGACCTCGACCCCGCCCTGCTCACCATCGCCCGCGGCACCTTCGAGGGCGACGAGCGCGTCACGTTCGTCGAGGCCGACCTCAAGGACCCCGACTGGCCCGCCCGACTGCCGTACGAGGCGTACGACGCGGTCCTCACGGCCACGGCCCTCCATTGGCTGCGCACCGAGTCCCTTCAGGCGCTCTACGGTCAGGTCGCGGAACTCGTCCGCTACGGAGGCGTCTTCATGAACGCCGACCACATGATCGACGACACCACGCCCCGGATCAACGCGGCCGAGAGCGCCCAGCGGCGCGCCCGCATGGATCAGGCCATGCGCGGCGGCGCCCTCGACTGGGCCGACTGGTGGGCGCTGGCCGCCAAGGACCCCGTGCTCGCCGCGCCGACCGCCCGCCGCTTCGAGATCTACGGTGTTCACGCCGACGGCGAGATGCCGTCCGCCGCCCGGCACGCGCGCGTGCTGCGCGACAAGGGCTTCGCCGAGGCCCGCCCGGTGTGGTCCTCGCCCTCGGACACGCTGCTCCTCGCGCTCAAGTAG
- a CDS encoding SigE family RNA polymerase sigma factor, translated as MTRSGEAALHAFVEGRRTALFRSAYLLCGNRDEAEDLVQTTLVKVVLGARRHGRLEHLEAYARKTLVNTFISARRRFWRREQAYGEVPDVPERLVDSDTGLMVRAALAQLAPKQRAVLVLRYWEDLSVAATAELLGMRESTVKSHTARGLAALRAVVREEHV; from the coding sequence ATGACGCGGAGCGGGGAAGCGGCTCTGCACGCCTTCGTCGAGGGCAGGCGCACGGCGCTGTTCCGCAGTGCCTATCTGCTGTGCGGCAACCGCGACGAGGCGGAGGACCTCGTCCAGACGACCCTCGTCAAGGTCGTCCTCGGCGCGCGTCGGCACGGACGCCTGGAGCACCTGGAGGCGTACGCACGCAAGACGCTGGTCAACACCTTCATCTCGGCGCGCCGCCGCTTCTGGCGGCGCGAGCAGGCGTACGGCGAGGTGCCGGACGTGCCCGAGCGGCTGGTGGACAGCGACACCGGACTGATGGTGCGGGCCGCTCTCGCCCAGCTCGCGCCCAAGCAGCGGGCCGTCCTCGTACTGCGGTACTGGGAGGACCTGAGTGTGGCCGCCACGGCCGAGCTGCTCGGGATGCGGGAGAGCACGGTCAAGAGCCACACGGCAAGGGGACTGGCGGCCCTGAGGGCCGTCGTGCGGGAGGAACACGTATGA
- a CDS encoding amino acid ABC transporter ATP-binding protein translates to MVKAEGVHKSFGAVEVLKGIDLEVKPGEVFCLIGPSGSGKSTFLRCINHLEKINAGRLYVDGELVGYRQQGDKLYELRDREVALKRRDIGMVFQRFNLFPHMTALENVIEAPVQVKGANKAQARERAMQLLERVGLADRAGHYPSQLSGGQQQRVAIARALAMDPKLMLFDEPTSALDPELVGDVLDVMRDLAESGMTMVVVTHEMGFAREVGDSLVFMDGGVVVESGHPRDVLSNPQHERTQSFLSKVL, encoded by the coding sequence ATGGTGAAGGCCGAGGGCGTCCACAAGTCCTTCGGGGCGGTCGAGGTCCTCAAGGGCATCGACCTGGAGGTCAAGCCGGGCGAGGTGTTCTGCCTCATCGGCCCCTCCGGCTCCGGCAAGTCGACGTTCCTCCGGTGCATCAACCACCTGGAGAAGATCAACGCCGGGCGGCTGTACGTCGACGGCGAGCTGGTCGGCTACCGGCAGCAGGGCGACAAGCTGTACGAGCTGCGCGACCGCGAGGTCGCGTTGAAGCGCCGGGACATCGGCATGGTCTTCCAGCGCTTCAACCTGTTCCCGCACATGACGGCCCTGGAGAACGTCATCGAGGCGCCGGTCCAGGTCAAGGGCGCGAACAAGGCCCAGGCCAGGGAGCGCGCGATGCAGCTCCTGGAGCGCGTGGGCCTGGCCGACCGGGCCGGGCACTACCCCTCGCAGCTCTCCGGTGGCCAGCAGCAGCGCGTCGCCATCGCCCGGGCCCTCGCGATGGACCCGAAGCTGATGCTGTTCGACGAGCCGACGTCGGCGCTGGACCCGGAGCTGGTCGGTGACGTCCTCGACGTCATGCGTGACCTGGCCGAGTCCGGTATGACCATGGTCGTCGTCACCCACGAGATGGGCTTCGCCCGCGAGGTGGGCGACTCGCTCGTCTTCATGGACGGCGGCGTGGTGGTCGAGTCCGGTCACCCGCGTGACGTCCTGTCGAACCCGCAGCACGAGCGGACGCAGTCGTTCCTGTCCAAGGTGCTCTAG
- a CDS encoding amino acid ABC transporter permease, which translates to MTVDIDKTAGPEDTPPAGPEAIKAIPVRHYGRYVSAVIAIGILVAIIYAFGQGKINWHAVPDYFFDDRIMTGVGKTLLLTVLSMLIGIVGGILLAVMRLSKNPVTSSIAWFYIWFFRGTPVLVQLFLWFNLGLVFEYINLGPIYKNYWSDFMTPLLTALLGLGLNEAAYMAEICRAGLLAVDEGQTEAAHALGMSHGKTLRRIVIPQAMRVIVPPTGNEVINMLKTTSLVAAVQYPELFRYAQDIGQVSGAPVEMYFLAAAWYLIMTSVLSVGQYYVERYYARGSSRQLPPTPWQKVKAHLTSFSSRKVTA; encoded by the coding sequence GTGACTGTTGACATCGACAAGACGGCGGGTCCCGAGGACACTCCCCCGGCCGGGCCGGAGGCCATCAAGGCCATTCCGGTCCGGCACTACGGGCGGTACGTCTCCGCCGTCATCGCGATCGGGATCCTCGTCGCGATCATCTACGCGTTCGGCCAGGGCAAGATCAACTGGCACGCGGTTCCGGACTACTTCTTCGACGACCGGATCATGACCGGCGTCGGCAAGACCCTCCTGCTGACGGTCCTGTCGATGCTGATCGGCATCGTCGGCGGCATCCTCCTCGCGGTGATGCGCCTGTCGAAGAACCCGGTGACCTCGTCCATCGCGTGGTTCTACATCTGGTTCTTCCGCGGTACCCCGGTCCTGGTCCAGCTGTTCCTCTGGTTCAACCTGGGCCTGGTCTTCGAGTACATCAACCTCGGTCCGATCTACAAGAACTACTGGTCGGACTTCATGACGCCGCTGCTGACGGCGCTGCTCGGCCTGGGCCTGAACGAGGCCGCCTACATGGCGGAGATCTGCCGGGCCGGCCTGCTCGCCGTCGACGAGGGGCAGACCGAGGCCGCCCACGCGCTGGGCATGAGCCACGGCAAGACGCTGCGCCGGATCGTCATCCCGCAGGCGATGCGCGTGATCGTGCCGCCGACGGGCAACGAAGTGATCAACATGCTGAAGACGACCTCGCTCGTGGCGGCCGTCCAGTATCCCGAGCTCTTCCGCTACGCCCAGGACATCGGCCAGGTCTCCGGCGCCCCGGTGGAGATGTACTTCCTCGCCGCCGCCTGGTACCTGATCATGACGTCGGTCCTCAGCGTCGGTCAGTACTACGTCGAGCGGTACTACGCGCGCGGTTCCAGCCGCCAGTTGCCGCCGACCCCGTGGCAGAAGGTGAAGGCCCATCTGACGTCCTTCTCGAGCAGGAAGGTCACGGCATGA